From one Bdellovibrionales bacterium CG10_big_fil_rev_8_21_14_0_10_45_34 genomic stretch:
- a CDS encoding 3-oxoacyl-ACP synthase: protein MYFSKIAGTGSYLPEKRMTNHDLEKIVETSHDWIIERTGIVERRIAGPSEATSDLGLKAAGRALEMANMSAKDIDSIIFATVSPDQPIPSTACFLQNSLGARPIMAFDLVAACSGFVYGLSLTDQMIKTGMIKTGLVVGAEVLSRIVNYEDRDTCILFGDGAGAAIVTRAEEGEPSKILSHHIHSDGSLHHLFETIGGGTRKPLSPEVIENREHYMKMKGREIFKHAVRTLTQCCEEAIQANGFSGEDIDWLVPHQANIRILEAVAKSFSIPMEKVIVNIEKYGNTSAATVPIALDEAVRDGRIKRGQLVLLTAFGAGLTSGSSLLRF from the coding sequence TTGTATTTCTCTAAAATCGCCGGCACGGGCTCCTATTTGCCTGAAAAGCGAATGACGAACCACGACCTTGAAAAGATAGTGGAAACCAGCCACGACTGGATCATCGAGCGTACGGGCATAGTCGAGCGTCGCATTGCAGGACCCAGCGAAGCAACAAGCGACCTGGGGCTGAAGGCAGCGGGGCGAGCTTTAGAGATGGCAAATATGTCTGCCAAAGACATCGACTCCATCATTTTCGCGACCGTAAGTCCTGATCAACCCATCCCGAGCACGGCTTGCTTTTTACAAAATTCACTCGGTGCTCGCCCAATCATGGCCTTCGATTTGGTGGCAGCTTGTAGCGGATTCGTTTATGGGCTTTCACTCACCGACCAGATGATCAAAACGGGCATGATTAAAACAGGGCTCGTTGTGGGTGCTGAAGTGCTCTCTAGAATCGTCAATTATGAAGACCGCGATACTTGTATCTTGTTTGGTGATGGTGCTGGTGCGGCCATAGTCACACGCGCTGAAGAGGGCGAACCCTCAAAGATTCTTAGTCATCACATTCATTCTGATGGCAGCCTTCACCACCTTTTTGAAACAATTGGTGGTGGCACACGAAAGCCTCTGTCGCCTGAGGTTATTGAAAATCGCGAACACTATATGAAAATGAAGGGCCGAGAAATCTTTAAACATGCAGTTCGTACGCTGACTCAATGCTGTGAAGAGGCCATTCAAGCAAATGGATTTTCCGGCGAAGATATTGATTGGCTTGTTCCACATCAGGCGAACATTCGGATTCTTGAAGCTGTTGCAAAGTCTTTTTCTATCCCGATGGAGAAAGTCATTGTGAATATCGAAAAGTATGGCAATACCTCTGCAGCGACCGTGCCGATTGCACTCGACGAAGCAGTGAGAGACGGCCGGATCAAGCGGGGGCAGTTAGTCTTGCTGACGGCATTTGGTGCCGGACTCACTAGTGGCAGCTCCCTCTTAAGATTTTAA
- a CDS encoding cytochrome C: MTLGIKKILGAGAVLVLLAGVLYALRPPVGYNEGYQPDQPIPYDHAVHAGKLQIPCMYCHANADKSKQASVPSLNICMNCHSVVATDRPAVQKLREHYEKGVSVPWVKVHMLPDHAHFNHERHVRKGVACQECHGAIQEMSTVYQKSDMSMGWCIECHRKPENNAPINCSTCHY, encoded by the coding sequence ATGACATTAGGTATTAAGAAAATTTTGGGAGCAGGGGCTGTGCTCGTACTCCTTGCCGGAGTGCTTTACGCGTTAAGGCCCCCTGTAGGTTACAATGAAGGCTACCAGCCGGATCAACCCATTCCCTACGATCATGCGGTGCATGCAGGTAAACTCCAGATTCCATGCATGTACTGTCACGCGAATGCCGACAAATCAAAGCAGGCCTCAGTTCCAAGTCTCAACATATGTATGAATTGCCATTCAGTTGTTGCCACTGACAGGCCAGCTGTTCAAAAGCTTCGGGAGCACTATGAAAAAGGTGTGAGTGTTCCTTGGGTGAAAGTTCACATGCTTCCGGATCATGCGCACTTCAATCACGAGCGCCACGTCCGCAAAGGGGTTGCTTGTCAGGAATGTCATGGAGCTATTCAAGAGATGAGTACGGTTTATCAAAAATCCGACATGTCGATGGGATGGTGTATCGAATGTCACAGAAAACCTGAAAACAATGCTCCAATTAACTGTTCAACGTGCCACTACTAA
- the fabG gene encoding 3-oxoacyl-[acyl-carrier-protein] reductase, which translates to MKLSGKKIIVTGGSRGIGEGIVRALAQAGARVAFTYSASEERANKIFEALPGEGHVLTRCDVSDLSSINQAFDHMISKLEGVDGLVNNAGIARDQLFIRMKDEEITDVLNTNLLGAMRTTQKVLKPMMKARSGSIIFISSIIGHTGNAGQANYAASKAGMVAFSKSIAQEMASRNIRSNCIAPGYIETEMTEALTEDQQQKALEGVPLKRMGTTEDIAKSVEFLLSDDSSYITGQTLHVNGGLSMI; encoded by the coding sequence TTGAAGCTTTCGGGTAAAAAAATCATTGTGACAGGCGGTAGCCGAGGAATCGGCGAAGGCATTGTCAGAGCACTTGCTCAAGCTGGAGCGAGGGTGGCGTTCACCTATTCGGCAAGCGAAGAGCGAGCAAACAAGATTTTTGAAGCGCTGCCAGGAGAGGGCCACGTGCTTACTAGGTGTGATGTCTCAGACCTAAGCTCTATCAACCAAGCTTTCGATCACATGATAAGTAAGCTTGAAGGAGTCGATGGTCTCGTCAATAACGCAGGGATCGCCAGAGACCAACTCTTCATTCGGATGAAAGATGAAGAAATAACGGATGTGCTTAATACAAATCTTTTAGGAGCCATGCGAACGACCCAAAAAGTTTTAAAGCCAATGATGAAGGCGAGATCAGGATCGATAATATTTATTTCAAGTATTATTGGCCACACTGGCAATGCGGGTCAGGCGAACTACGCAGCTTCTAAAGCCGGAATGGTGGCCTTCTCTAAAAGCATTGCACAAGAAATGGCCTCTCGAAACATTCGGTCCAACTGCATAGCGCCTGGCTACATCGAAACAGAAATGACAGAAGCTTTAACTGAAGATCAACAACAGAAAGCGCTCGAAGGCGTCCCACTAAAACGAATGGGAACGACCGAGGATATCGCTAAAAGTGTAGAATTTTTGTTGAGCGATGATTCAAGTTACATTACTGGCCAAACACTTCACGTGAATGGCGGATTATCAATGATATGA
- a CDS encoding molybdopterin oxidoreductase, with translation MINNDSSKYWRELNPNLEPELAKTLEEEFQSSPLASGDGKDGVARRDFLKLMGASLALSTTSCIRRPVQKIVPYVNRPAGLIPGVSQYYSSSWSDGGSVYGLIVKTREGKPIKFEGNPAFAVNGGALSARAQAHLLSVYDPDRLKDPAKVSGGTSTKVTWDQLDEDVSKKLSQGGVYFLTSSIPSPSTRMLISDFSSAFGAKHVAWDPLGQDQISSGQKESYGSAIMPRYRFHKARMIVSVECDFLGTWISPVEFARDFSVGRAPNSTMSKFVAFESNLSMTGANADLRVRIKASQQVHVILGLAHEIAVKKGLSRYAGAPGLRERLAAYAKAHEKLGIEEALWSRIADDLWAHRGQSLIVAGGLSASPGVGLQIAANLLNSILENDGKTIDYSEAPYVGFQSSYEDIKGLIRDMQAGKVKTLMIHKLNPAYVLGSNSGFVEACKNVPTIIYTGSHFDETAKLATYLAPDNHDIEDWSDAEAQKGVYVIQQPTIRPLGNTRSFQMSLINWAYMEEKGPKRLLDAENWYDYFTKYWMNQQRALGRPGSFEDFWHNFLQTGVVDVSGAGRDKVAAARSFRVSALDKISVPKDSNSLELVLYSSVSLGDGSDSNIAWLQELPDPVTKLVWDSYLSVSPERAKQLGVKSNQVVSVKTATGEMKLPVWVQPGLHDDVVAVAVGQGRDMQGRVANGVGANAFKLVDWSNDSSPVSSGLEVNLTVTSEISELACTQGHHSMEGRQIVVEATLDHYLKDNNANIHRHKITSIWSAHEYKGYKWGMAVDLSSCIGCNACMTACQSENNIPVVGKKYVLQGREMHWIRIDRYYVGNESNPDTVFQPVMCQHCDHAPCETVCPVAATTHSPEGINEMTYNRCVGTRYCSNNCPYKVRRFNWFSYIKESSPISMTQKPRNMALNPEVTVRSRGVMEKCTFCVQRIHEAKNHAKNENRKLQDGEVKTACQQTCPTGALIFGDMNDPNTQVSKLFKEQRTYSLLEEWNAQPSVRYMTKVRNTEHLKGAPAHHATGKASHSEPAKAAPHSDTGSTEKGSSHEPAHGGH, from the coding sequence ATGATAAACAACGATTCATCAAAATACTGGCGCGAACTTAATCCAAACCTGGAGCCGGAACTTGCGAAAACTCTCGAGGAAGAGTTTCAATCAAGTCCGCTTGCCTCTGGCGACGGCAAAGATGGGGTGGCTCGTAGAGACTTTTTGAAACTCATGGGAGCCTCTTTGGCTCTCTCAACGACGTCTTGTATTCGTCGCCCAGTGCAAAAGATTGTTCCTTATGTAAATCGTCCTGCTGGGCTGATCCCCGGGGTCTCCCAATACTATTCTTCTAGCTGGTCTGATGGTGGGTCCGTTTATGGACTGATTGTAAAGACTCGAGAAGGAAAGCCGATTAAGTTTGAAGGTAATCCCGCTTTTGCTGTTAACGGCGGAGCACTCAGTGCGAGAGCTCAGGCCCATTTATTGAGTGTGTATGATCCTGATCGACTTAAAGATCCGGCCAAGGTGAGCGGTGGGACTTCGACAAAAGTCACTTGGGACCAACTTGATGAGGACGTCTCTAAAAAGCTAAGTCAAGGCGGGGTGTACTTCCTCACCTCAAGTATTCCTTCTCCGTCAACGCGCATGTTGATTTCTGATTTCTCCAGCGCTTTTGGTGCGAAGCACGTGGCGTGGGATCCTCTTGGGCAAGACCAAATATCTTCGGGCCAAAAGGAAAGTTACGGTTCCGCAATAATGCCACGCTATCGATTCCATAAGGCCCGAATGATTGTCAGTGTAGAATGCGATTTTCTTGGCACTTGGATTTCACCCGTAGAATTTGCTAGAGATTTTAGTGTTGGTAGAGCGCCCAATTCTACAATGAGCAAGTTTGTGGCTTTTGAGTCGAACCTTTCCATGACAGGCGCTAATGCTGACCTGAGAGTTCGCATTAAGGCTTCCCAGCAAGTGCATGTAATTCTTGGGCTTGCGCACGAAATTGCTGTGAAAAAGGGACTGTCTCGCTACGCAGGCGCTCCGGGCCTCAGAGAGAGGCTGGCGGCCTATGCAAAAGCTCATGAGAAACTGGGGATTGAAGAAGCTCTTTGGAGCCGCATCGCAGACGATCTTTGGGCTCATCGAGGTCAGTCGCTGATTGTGGCTGGAGGTTTGAGTGCGTCGCCAGGAGTTGGCTTACAAATCGCTGCCAATTTATTGAACTCGATTTTGGAGAACGACGGCAAGACAATTGATTATAGCGAAGCTCCTTACGTCGGCTTTCAATCTTCCTATGAAGATATTAAAGGTCTTATTCGAGATATGCAGGCAGGCAAAGTAAAGACCCTTATGATTCATAAGTTGAATCCCGCATATGTATTAGGAAGTAACAGTGGATTTGTCGAAGCCTGTAAAAACGTGCCAACAATTATCTACACGGGAAGCCACTTCGATGAGACAGCGAAGCTAGCAACTTATTTGGCTCCGGATAATCATGACATAGAAGACTGGTCAGATGCTGAAGCCCAAAAAGGTGTTTACGTTATTCAGCAGCCAACTATTCGGCCTCTCGGAAACACAAGAAGTTTTCAGATGAGTCTTATTAACTGGGCTTACATGGAAGAAAAAGGTCCAAAGCGACTTTTAGATGCTGAGAATTGGTACGACTACTTTACGAAATACTGGATGAATCAGCAGCGAGCATTGGGGCGTCCGGGTAGTTTTGAAGATTTCTGGCATAACTTTCTGCAAACGGGAGTTGTGGATGTCAGCGGCGCCGGGCGAGACAAAGTAGCAGCAGCGCGATCTTTTCGCGTTTCTGCCCTTGATAAAATTTCGGTGCCAAAAGATTCGAATTCATTGGAACTCGTTCTTTATTCAAGTGTTTCTTTAGGTGATGGATCTGATAGCAACATCGCCTGGCTGCAAGAGTTGCCAGATCCTGTAACAAAACTTGTCTGGGATTCTTATTTAAGTGTTTCTCCAGAGCGAGCCAAGCAACTGGGCGTGAAAAGCAACCAAGTGGTTAGCGTAAAAACTGCAACCGGAGAGATGAAGCTGCCGGTATGGGTGCAACCTGGTTTGCATGATGACGTTGTAGCAGTTGCCGTCGGCCAAGGTCGCGACATGCAGGGCCGAGTTGCAAATGGAGTAGGGGCTAACGCCTTTAAGTTAGTGGATTGGTCTAATGATTCTTCGCCCGTTAGTTCTGGTTTGGAAGTGAACTTAACCGTCACGAGTGAGATAAGTGAACTGGCTTGCACACAGGGCCATCACTCAATGGAAGGGCGACAAATAGTTGTTGAAGCAACGCTCGATCATTATTTAAAAGACAACAATGCCAATATCCACCGTCACAAGATCACGTCTATTTGGTCGGCTCATGAATACAAGGGCTACAAATGGGGTATGGCCGTAGATCTCAGTTCGTGCATTGGTTGCAATGCCTGCATGACGGCCTGCCAAAGTGAAAACAATATTCCGGTAGTGGGTAAAAAGTACGTTCTACAAGGCCGCGAAATGCACTGGATTCGGATAGATCGTTACTACGTTGGCAACGAGTCAAATCCAGACACTGTGTTTCAGCCCGTCATGTGTCAGCACTGTGATCATGCTCCTTGTGAAACTGTTTGTCCGGTAGCTGCAACCACGCATTCCCCTGAAGGTATTAACGAAATGACCTACAACAGATGCGTCGGAACAAGATATTGTTCAAACAACTGCCCTTATAAGGTGCGAAGATTCAATTGGTTCAGCTATATAAAAGAGAGCAGTCCCATTTCGATGACGCAAAAGCCACGCAATATGGCACTCAACCCTGAAGTCACAGTGAGAAGCCGCGGCGTTATGGAAAAGTGCACCTTTTGTGTTCAAAGAATTCACGAAGCGAAGAACCATGCGAAGAATGAAAATCGCAAGCTTCAGGACGGCGAAGTAAAGACGGCCTGTCAGCAAACATGTCCCACAGGTGCTTTGATTTTTGGCGATATGAATGATCCGAATACCCAAGTAAGTAAGCTTTTTAAGGAGCAAAGAACCTACTCATTGCTTGAGGAGTGGAACGCTCAGCCTTCGGTCAGGTACATGACTAAAGTGCGAAACACAGAACATCTCAAGGGTGCGCCAGCTCACCATGCGACCGGGAAAGCTTCTCATTCGGAGCCGGCGAAGGCCGCCCCGCACAGCGATACGGGCAGTACCGAAAAAGGCAGTAGTCACGAGCCTGCGCACGGAGGTCATTAA
- a CDS encoding sodium:proton antiporter has translation MHLPQLIQDLAIILAVAGIMNLLFKSIGQPVVLGYIIAGFLVGPHFEWLPNVVEVENIKVWAEMGVIFLLFGLGLEFSFKKLASVGTSSSITTFIEITGMMGVGFLVGQLFGWGRIDSLYLGGILAISSTTIIVRALEELQMKTRGFVGLVFGVLIVEDLVAILLMVILSTVAVSQSFSGAEMGYAVLKLIFFLVLWFVLGIVIIPTVLKKTRHLLQEEALLVLSLSACFLMVVIAAKVGFSPALGAFIVGSLFAETLEGERIEKVTSSIRTFFGAIFFVSVGMLVDPRILLEYFWPICIITLVTIVGKIATTTFGALVAGQGLRRSVQAGLSLAQIGEFSFIIASLGVTLKVTSDFLYPIAISVSAITTFTTPYFIKYSDSIVDWVERVLPDQLLQRLAGFQTATLTIGQTRGWKEHVKGVSIRVLVNSVIIIAVFMLVSQTAIPWIESEMIVGMPAKLIGLACAVMLSAPFFWALVSVKLDLGEQLPSSAQRYLSPYFILTLVSWFYAVGLLAVLASFILPPSVSLATMLAFAIVAGYLMPANIAKVYNWIESRFVENLESKNGVHKDLPALAPWDSHIVELKVQADSPLVGKKLEEAKIRERFGVTIVLIERGSKRLTAPAGNVALFPEDLLLVVGTDEQISHFKTEVEPLVGPQALELPSRYELAPLIVKSHMSYANKSIRDSGLREALNGLVVGVEKSGKRILNPDSSLVIEANDVLWVVGDSQLLAKLSD, from the coding sequence ATGCATCTTCCGCAGTTGATTCAAGATTTAGCAATAATTCTGGCTGTAGCCGGTATTATGAATCTACTTTTTAAATCGATCGGCCAACCGGTTGTACTAGGCTACATTATTGCGGGTTTTCTCGTGGGCCCCCATTTTGAGTGGCTACCAAATGTAGTGGAAGTTGAGAATATAAAGGTTTGGGCTGAGATGGGAGTGATCTTTCTTCTGTTTGGCCTTGGCCTCGAATTTAGTTTCAAAAAACTAGCGAGTGTTGGAACTTCATCATCAATTACAACTTTTATAGAAATAACCGGAATGATGGGGGTCGGTTTTTTAGTCGGGCAGCTCTTTGGTTGGGGCCGAATCGACAGCCTTTACTTGGGCGGAATTTTAGCTATCTCGTCGACGACAATCATCGTGCGGGCACTCGAAGAACTTCAAATGAAAACGAGGGGTTTTGTTGGTCTCGTATTTGGTGTTTTGATTGTTGAAGATCTTGTTGCAATCCTCTTGATGGTAATTTTGTCTACAGTTGCAGTCAGTCAGTCTTTCTCTGGTGCAGAGATGGGCTATGCGGTCCTAAAGTTGATCTTTTTTCTCGTTCTTTGGTTTGTTCTTGGAATTGTTATAATCCCAACAGTCCTTAAAAAAACTCGGCACTTGCTGCAAGAAGAAGCTCTACTTGTTCTCTCGTTAAGTGCCTGCTTTTTAATGGTTGTCATAGCAGCAAAAGTGGGGTTTTCGCCGGCCCTTGGGGCGTTCATTGTGGGTTCCCTTTTTGCGGAAACTCTAGAGGGAGAACGCATTGAAAAGGTCACTTCTTCAATTAGAACTTTCTTTGGTGCTATATTCTTCGTTTCGGTAGGTATGCTAGTTGATCCAAGAATTTTGCTCGAGTATTTTTGGCCCATTTGCATCATCACATTGGTTACAATAGTCGGAAAAATTGCCACGACAACTTTCGGCGCGCTGGTGGCGGGCCAAGGGCTTAGGCGATCTGTTCAGGCAGGGCTTAGTTTAGCGCAAATCGGAGAGTTCTCGTTCATTATAGCGTCGCTGGGTGTGACTTTAAAAGTAACCAGCGACTTTTTGTATCCGATTGCGATAAGCGTTTCAGCCATTACCACGTTTACGACGCCCTATTTTATAAAATATTCCGACTCCATCGTTGATTGGGTTGAGCGCGTATTGCCAGATCAGCTTTTGCAAAGACTTGCAGGGTTTCAAACAGCCACTTTAACGATTGGGCAAACTCGCGGCTGGAAAGAACACGTAAAAGGGGTTTCTATCAGAGTACTTGTGAACTCGGTGATTATAATTGCGGTATTTATGCTTGTCAGTCAGACTGCTATCCCTTGGATAGAGAGCGAAATGATAGTTGGAATGCCCGCAAAACTAATTGGCTTAGCCTGCGCTGTTATGTTATCAGCACCATTTTTTTGGGCCTTAGTTAGCGTGAAGCTGGATTTAGGTGAGCAACTGCCATCAAGCGCTCAAAGGTATTTGAGTCCGTATTTTATTTTGACCCTTGTAAGTTGGTTTTATGCAGTTGGCCTGCTAGCAGTGCTTGCAAGTTTTATTCTGCCGCCCTCGGTTTCATTGGCAACGATGCTAGCATTTGCAATTGTCGCCGGGTACCTTATGCCGGCTAATATTGCCAAGGTCTATAACTGGATTGAAAGCCGATTTGTAGAGAACCTTGAAAGCAAAAATGGAGTTCATAAAGATTTACCTGCACTGGCCCCATGGGACTCGCACATAGTCGAGCTTAAAGTTCAGGCAGATTCGCCCCTTGTTGGCAAAAAATTGGAAGAAGCAAAGATTCGTGAACGGTTTGGCGTAACAATTGTTCTTATTGAAAGGGGTAGTAAAAGGTTGACTGCTCCTGCCGGGAATGTGGCCTTGTTCCCGGAAGACTTGTTGCTGGTGGTTGGAACTGACGAGCAAATTTCGCACTTCAAAACTGAAGTAGAGCCCCTTGTTGGTCCGCAAGCATTAGAACTACCCTCAAGATATGAGCTTGCACCCTTGATTGTTAAATCACATATGAGCTATGCCAATAAGTCGATCCGAGATTCTGGATTACGAGAAGCTCTCAATGGTTTGGTTGTTGGAGTGGAAAAATCGGGCAAGCGAATTCTTAACCCAGATTCTTCGCTCGTTATTGAAGCGAATGATGTGCTGTGGGTAGTTGGAGATAGTCAGCTACTAGCAAAGCTATCAGATTAA
- a CDS encoding 50S ribosomal protein L32 → MPTPKKKHTRSRTGQRRAHDALQTPTRSTCSNCNGVMVPHRVCPTCGYYRGKQVLNVGE, encoded by the coding sequence ATGCCAACCCCCAAGAAAAAGCACACACGCTCCCGTACAGGGCAGCGCCGAGCCCACGATGCGCTTCAAACTCCCACTCGATCTACCTGTTCCAATTGTAACGGTGTCATGGTGCCTCACCGTGTTTGTCCTACTTGTGGATACTACAGAGGCAAGCAAGTCCTCAACGTGGGTGAGTAA
- a CDS encoding acyl carrier protein, translated as MAINPKIKDIIVEQLGVDAERVKSESSFIDDLGADSLDIVELVMAMEEEFDLEIPDEDAEKLKTVQDVQSYLESKGKGA; from the coding sequence ATGGCGATTAATCCAAAAATCAAAGACATCATTGTGGAGCAGCTAGGAGTCGATGCCGAGCGAGTGAAGTCAGAGTCATCTTTTATTGATGACCTTGGCGCAGATAGCTTAGATATCGTAGAACTCGTTATGGCAATGGAAGAAGAGTTCGACCTTGAAATTCCTGATGAAGATGCTGAAAAGCTAAAAACGGTTCAAGATGTACAGAGTTACCTCGAATCGAAAGGCAAAGGAGCCTAA
- the fabF gene encoding beta-ketoacyl-[acyl-carrier-protein] synthase II, which yields MSASLTRSNGRRRVVVTGIGTISPLGIGSEATWKAALEGRSGVRNITKFDASQFDVRFAGEVDGFLATNYIEHKEVKKMDLFIQYAIAASQMAVEQSGLSEFHQIAEKTGVFVSTGIGGLPGIERQHSILTEKGPGRVSPFFIPMVIGNLASGQIAIRYGLKGPNFCITSACATGAHSIGEAARYIADGKCTVMLAGGAESTISPLALAGFASMRALSTRNDQPQAASRPFDRDRDGFVLGEGACVLVLEDLEHALERGAKILAELKGYAATCDAYHMTAPDGDGGFRAMRGAIEDADLSPSDIGYVNAHGTSTPVGDGMEVTSVKRLLEKHADKVLMSSTKSMTGHLLGAAGALETAFCVWAINDNVVAPTINLDNPSEECDLNLVPHTPVKASIENAMNNSFGFGGTNASLIVSKYR from the coding sequence ATGTCCGCGAGCTTGACCCGCTCAAACGGAAGACGTCGGGTAGTTGTCACAGGAATTGGCACCATCTCGCCTCTTGGCATTGGTTCAGAGGCCACATGGAAAGCTGCCCTAGAAGGACGATCCGGCGTTAGAAATATCACCAAGTTTGATGCTTCTCAGTTTGATGTGAGATTTGCGGGTGAGGTGGACGGTTTTCTTGCTACTAATTACATAGAACATAAAGAGGTCAAAAAAATGGACCTCTTTATTCAGTACGCAATTGCAGCGAGCCAGATGGCTGTTGAGCAATCCGGGCTCAGTGAATTTCATCAAATTGCAGAAAAAACCGGAGTCTTCGTAAGCACTGGTATAGGTGGACTACCCGGCATCGAGAGACAACATAGTATTTTAACTGAGAAGGGACCAGGCAGAGTCTCTCCGTTTTTTATCCCGATGGTGATCGGTAACCTTGCTAGTGGACAAATAGCGATACGATATGGCTTGAAGGGTCCCAATTTTTGCATCACTTCTGCGTGTGCTACCGGAGCCCATAGCATCGGCGAAGCCGCCAGGTATATCGCAGATGGAAAGTGCACTGTTATGTTGGCCGGTGGTGCAGAGTCAACCATTAGCCCTTTAGCTCTAGCCGGATTTGCTTCGATGCGAGCCCTTTCTACTCGCAATGATCAACCGCAAGCCGCAAGTCGACCGTTTGATCGCGACAGGGATGGTTTTGTTTTAGGAGAAGGGGCCTGCGTCTTAGTGCTTGAAGATCTCGAGCACGCTTTAGAGCGCGGAGCTAAAATCCTTGCAGAGCTTAAAGGTTACGCAGCGACGTGCGATGCTTATCACATGACGGCGCCGGACGGCGATGGTGGTTTTCGAGCGATGAGAGGTGCAATTGAAGATGCTGATTTATCACCAAGTGATATTGGTTATGTAAATGCACATGGCACGAGCACGCCTGTCGGCGATGGCATGGAAGTCACATCAGTCAAAAGACTTTTAGAAAAGCACGCAGATAAAGTTTTGATGAGCAGTACAAAAAGTATGACGGGTCATTTGCTGGGTGCAGCGGGCGCACTCGAAACAGCTTTTTGTGTGTGGGCCATCAACGACAATGTTGTGGCACCCACTATTAACCTTGATAACCCCAGCGAAGAATGTGATCTGAATCTTGTTCCGCACACTCCGGTTAAAGCATCTATCGAAAATGCCATGAACAATAGTTTTGGTTTTGGCGGAACAAACGCCTCTTTGATTGTATCAAAATATCGTTGA
- the fabD gene encoding [acyl-carrier-protein] S-malonyltransferase translates to MNSPLAILFPGQGSQIIGMGKSFFEGSNAAKQTFEEASETLGFSVESLCFEGPEDKLVLTENTQPALLTVSTAIIRAIQESGLPLSVRCTLGHSLGEYSSLVFAGSLGFSDALKAVRLRGLAMQRAVPVGEGSMLAVLKVEDADVVKLCQWASLESGVGSMEPANFNAPGQVVVSGSKQAIDWVTKNWSQEACPLSSKPRFIELKVSAPFHSSLMAPAQREMAEFLRSVAFENAKIPVIQNVTAKATQDSYEIKRNIIDQITGSVKWTASVKAALALDVRAAIEVGPSKVLTGLWKKIDSDERPTLNIENLSDLGKLEGLV, encoded by the coding sequence TTGAATTCACCACTAGCTATTTTGTTCCCTGGGCAAGGCAGCCAAATCATCGGCATGGGTAAGTCTTTCTTCGAAGGTTCAAACGCTGCCAAGCAGACCTTCGAAGAGGCCTCAGAAACACTTGGTTTTTCCGTTGAATCCCTCTGCTTTGAGGGCCCCGAAGACAAACTTGTTTTAACAGAAAATACTCAGCCTGCTCTGCTGACAGTTAGCACTGCAATTATCCGGGCCATTCAAGAGAGCGGCTTGCCTCTTTCGGTGCGCTGCACACTGGGTCATAGCTTGGGCGAATACAGCTCATTGGTTTTTGCTGGCTCTTTAGGTTTTTCTGACGCTTTAAAAGCAGTCAGACTTAGAGGGCTAGCTATGCAGCGGGCCGTACCTGTGGGCGAGGGCTCTATGTTAGCAGTCTTAAAAGTAGAAGATGCAGATGTAGTGAAACTCTGCCAGTGGGCCAGTCTTGAATCTGGCGTTGGTTCGATGGAACCTGCCAACTTTAATGCACCAGGCCAAGTTGTTGTTAGTGGGTCCAAGCAAGCCATCGATTGGGTCACCAAGAATTGGAGCCAAGAGGCCTGCCCGCTTTCGTCAAAGCCGCGATTTATAGAGCTTAAGGTCTCCGCTCCATTTCATTCGTCACTTATGGCACCTGCGCAAAGAGAAATGGCAGAATTTCTTAGGAGTGTTGCCTTTGAGAATGCGAAGATTCCCGTCATTCAGAACGTCACAGCTAAAGCCACCCAAGACTCTTATGAGATTAAACGCAATATCATTGATCAGATTACCGGGAGCGTGAAGTGGACGGCCTCTGTTAAGGCGGCTTTAGCTTTAGATGTACGAGCAGCCATCGAGGTCGGCCCCTCAAAAGTCCTCACGGGCTTATGGAAAAAAATTGACTCTGATGAGCGCCCGACTTTGAATATCGAAAATCTCAGTGATCTAGGGAAGCTGGAGGGTTTAGTTTGA